The sequence ATATGACACCATCCAAGATATATATGTCTAGATTTATAGCGCCCTTTTGTTCCTTTTCTTCATGCAATTAATTGTCTAGTTTTGGGTTTGTTTGCTAAGTCTACGGTCATCATACATATTTATGTGGCAGTAGCAGTGGCCTAGTGGGTTCACTCAGTAGAAAGCCATCGTTGTTTTTTCCCGATAAGAATGAAACATCTAAGCTACAACAATTTTTAGCGGGTGTTAAATTCTTCTCTATCTCTAGTAGTGGAAGTTCCTAATTAAAAACATACAAAACCTTTTGGCGTTTTCCTATATATCTAGAAGAAATAACAATGAGCCATTGACAGTGCTTGTCAGATCTAAAGCTTAGGGAATCTTAAAAATGGATGAGAGCATTTGTATAGTAGAAAATTGAATTGTAACTCTCATCAGTGCATATGAATATCTCTTTGTAGTTCCTTCGCACTGCATTGATACTTAATTCCACTAAAGCTTGATCATGAAAGAAGTTATTGTGAACCTTATCTATTTGCTTCCATTTTACAATAGTCAAACTCTAGTTATAGCTAGTTTCTTTGGTTGTTTCTCTTGGGAGTATAATGTAATCGCACTTTTCAAAGTGTGTTGACTTTGAGATTAGGATTCTTATATGCCTTATTAATTGCACAGTTTTTTCTTTGTGATTAATAGTTAAGTTTCACAACTTTGTATGTCAGTGAAGATAAAGTGAATCAAAGCCAAACTATTTTTGAATTCTTGCAATAGATCATAGACATAACAAATTAGGATTGCAGCCGTGACCTTACCTAAATTGCTAAACCCGCTTTCTTGGCTTATCCTTTATGTAGTGCTTTTTCCACACAACCTTTATCCAAaggttttgttttcaattctccAATTCAGCtgaatatatgttttaaagTTTAAGTACTAGATAGGTGTGGGACTTGGACTCCATACTTGGAGAACTATGGGAAGCTAACCCATTGGTATTTATAGTATAGCAACTAGCTGAACCTATTTCTGTAGTAATTTAAAGCGATATACTACAATTTTACTTTTGTTAAATCCTTTCATTTTTCTGTAATGATATTACCCATGTATGTGCATGGACATGGTAACAAAAGAGAATATAATAAATGGAAAAGCAAATTTAAATGGACAATGCAAAAATATAGTGATAGTAAACAAacctttttgtgttttttttatttaagcaacatacaacattttttttatgtagAAGCCTAGTTAAGTTGTTCTAATGTAAACTGATGTCATATTCATATACAACATTTATGTATAATAGCATTTTCTCTCCCTTTCACTCTCTCTATTAAGGCGCTGGCGATGCTCTTTCTAACTcgtgaaatgtttttttcatgAATTGGCTCTGatacttattttttgttttgttctgttcttGATATCTCCAGCATGACCAACATCGTCGATCGTTATGAAATACAACATGCTGGTGAACTTAGAAGCTTGGTAAGTTAGCTGAGAACATCATTTAAGTCTTTATCTAGACGTGGTGGTTGATGTCATGAAAGGATCAAAGTGCTGGTTGCGTCTGAGATAAACTCGATGTTTTTGAACTTTTCATAGCGAGACAATTTCTAGGGCTCAAAATATTTCAAACCTTtcccattatttttttcacgTGTAGGATCTTGCGGAAAAAACTCGCAATTATCTTCCACACAAGGAGTTACTTGAATCAGTCAAAAGGTTAGCACTAAGACGCCTTTTCCCCTCTTCATCTgatcaaaaagtttttttttctttgtctgcGTATGATTATGCAGCAATCTTGAAGAACCAAATGTCGACAGTGTAAGTGTAGAttctctaatttctctggagGACCAGCTCGAAACTGCTCTGTCTGCCACTAGAGCTAGGAAGGTATATATGCTGCTACGAAGTGAATGAACCGATTATTACATAAAATCTTCTGTCTAGTTAGTTTTCTAAGAATGATCTTTGGACCGTACTTGACCAGTATGACATAGTTTATTAATGTCATGTTGCAGACAGAACTAACAATGGAGTTTGTGAAGATGCTTCAAGAAAAGGTTAGTGAATTGGTTTGACTTTGGATGTATCTTTTGGTCTTGTCTTAGTCCCTGAATTGTTTTTTGGCTTGTTAAGTGATATTCAAATGAGAAGAAAAAAGCTTTGTTGAAGTCTTCATCAAATGTGACTTAACCTTAGTGGATCACCCAATCTATGATGAACTTTtctattttggaaaaaaaaaaattgtctgcAGATGGCTTGAAAACATGTTAGAGACAGACTAATGGACTTGTTGATCATGTTCAAATAGGAGGAGTTGCTGAGAGAAGAGAATCTGGTTTTGGTTAGCCAGGTAACAATAGTACTATTCGTTATGCTTGTAGATACTAATtaataactttatatttttatatgcatatatagaTAGACATTAGACAGATATGCTCccaaaatttatatttcttgtTAAGCTTTCACTTATTTAGTTCCGGGAggatgctgacaaaaaaaaagttccgGGAGGATAAGAATGCAAGAATGTATCTTACAGGACtcaattttaagttttaaaatttggcAAAAGACATTATGCTTTTAGAATTCTGATTTTCTTGTCCTGGTTAATAGAGAAGAATTCTTTTTAGAAAGTACCAAACGGATGCAATAGTTGCACAATTTTCGGTTAAATCCATCCCTTATCTTTTTTTAAGTTACTGCACAATAGCTATTATAAAATCGTAATTAATTTGTTGTTAATATAAATCTGTAGAAACAAACAATCTAAGGAATTTTTCTTACAGATAGGGACGACGAACGGAAGGAGAGAGAACAATTCACCTGTAAATAGCTCCGGCATCAATCCTCCGGAAACTCTCCCGCTGCTCAAGTAACTTCCGTGATCCAACGGCTGAGTTAACTCAAAGCCTGATTTAAAGTTAAAAAGCAGatgtataataaattataaaaagctgCATAATCTCAAAACCATTTTTATCTTGCTCTAATGCggaagtttatttttaaaacggTGCTATATTCCTCATGCTAAAAAagaatctaatctattaatttagggttctatttttatctaccattagTAAGTCATAGTAGGACCACCTAAAGAAatagttaatatgacatatttgattatttacattaataataaaccaactataaatttgaattttattttttaattataacaaaatctgttgagtaaaatctaacaaaatcttctttaaaatttaaatatttttataaaataacatattaattaatttcgtaattaataatataatattgttataaatcaatgttaactaatttttttttataaaaaagaaat comes from Brassica rapa cultivar Chiifu-401-42 chromosome A02, CAAS_Brap_v3.01, whole genome shotgun sequence and encodes:
- the LOC103855272 gene encoding agamous-like MADS-box protein AGL27 isoform X2, whose amino-acid sequence is MGRRKVEIKLIENKSSRQVTFSKRRTGLIEKARQLSVLCESSVAVLVVSASGKLYNSSSGDNMTNIVDRYEIQHAGELRSLDLAEKTRNYLPHKELLESVKSNLEEPNVDSVSVDSLISLEDQLETALSATRARKTELTMEFVKMLQEKMA
- the LOC103855272 gene encoding agamous-like MADS-box protein AGL27 isoform X1, whose translation is MGRRKVEIKLIENKSSRQVTFSKRRTGLIEKARQLSVLCESSVAVLVVSASGKLYNSSSGDNMTNIVDRYEIQHAGELRSLDLAEKTRNYLPHKELLESVKSNLEEPNVDSVSVDSLISLEDQLETALSATRARKTELTMEFVKMLQEKEELLREENLVLVSQIGTTNGRRENNSPVNSSGINPPETLPLLK